A segment of the bacterium genome:
TTCATGGATGCATTGCCCGGAATAGATGAGATTATTGACATCGTTCAGGGCGTCAAAATTACGAATGGTCGTAATGCCGTGTTTTTTGAACAATTGAGCATGTAATTTAATGATGTCTCGCGGCTGGGAATCTAGCCCTACGACATTGATCCCACGCGAGAGAGTTTGCAAATCGGCATCCGGCCCGGCGACCTGCCGGAACCGATCCATCATGTCAAAAGCGTTTTCGCGGCAGTAGAAAAAGAGGGATTGGAATGTGGCCCCGCCACCAGCCTCGAAGTGAGTCATGCCAGCGTCGCGGCACGCATGAATCGCTGGAATGAAGTCATTAGTCAATACGCGGGCTCCGAAGGCGGACTGGAATCCGTCGCGGAAGGTCGTGTTCATGACATGGATGATTTTGGAAGCCATTGAATTATTTCCTTTGCTTGGCGCGGATGGCAGCAAGTATTACCGCAATTTCGGGTTCAGCACATGGTCCCGTTGCGGTGACAGCAAGAGTCACAGTAGCATCAGGGAAATGATGACCAAAACGAATAAAGAAAGCGGCAAGCCGATTCATGATATAGATCATTAACATCAGGAAGGAAAAAACCATCCCCATGCCCAGGAGCATCAATACGAGTCCTTGCCCAATTAATGTGTCCATTAAAACTCCCTTTTGATTAAAAATTGTTGTAAAGACAGGAACTCTATAAGGATTATTCACGTGCATGACCAGTTAAAACAGGAACATATGTCCTTACAATTCCAAGTTCAGTGGTTTGACGAAGTAGACTCCACTAATACCC
Coding sequences within it:
- a CDS encoding OadG family protein, yielding MNNPYRVPVFTTIFNQKGVLMDTLIGQGLVLMLLGMGMVFSFLMLMIYIMNRLAAFFIRFGHHFPDATVTLAVTATGPCAEPEIAVILAAIRAKQRK